One segment of Thermoanaerobacter kivui DNA contains the following:
- the csm2 gene encoding type III-A CRISPR-associated protein Csm2 encodes MPNVNIRALKNEILKEVKTAINPDKDKDGKVFSEVAKKTGHLLKESNVTVTQLRKVFTEVKRLSPEDENYKYKLKLLKAKMAYTSGRFPKLKDFQDIVDEALPIAEQNEKTLERFKDFFEAVVAYHKFFGGRE; translated from the coding sequence ATGCCAAATGTTAATATCAGAGCTCTAAAAAATGAGATATTAAAAGAAGTTAAGACTGCCATCAATCCTGATAAGGACAAAGATGGCAAGGTATTTTCTGAGGTTGCAAAGAAAACAGGGCATCTTTTAAAAGAATCCAATGTAACGGTTACACAGCTGCGCAAGGTTTTCACAGAGGTCAAAAGACTTTCCCCAGAGGATGAGAACTACAAATACAAACTAAAGCTTTTAAAAGCAAAGATGGCATATACATCAGGAAGATTTCCAAAGCTAAAAGATTTTCAAGATATAGTCGATGAGGCATTGCCAATTGCAGAACAAAATGAGAAAACATTGGAGAGATTTAAAGACTTTTTTGAGGCAGTTGTTGCATACCACAAATTCTTTGGCGGAAGAGAATAA
- the cas10 gene encoding type III-A CRISPR-associated protein Cas10/Csm1 codes for MIFYNIYSSEEEKIFDHRLFLGALLHDTENTILKDFQITSLIPSYYKPSEYEELLTSIAAKISAATDGEGYDEIEEESQKVKQMISIFSNIKLEEEKEQKSNQDLYYKLLSKKYEIEFPYNSPKENSSKDYEELWKEFFLKMNQLRQNFKESIDIEDYATAVYNLMQQYTYNIPSAFYHSKLDISLWAHSKSTAAIAFCLDRELKYRFKGDTVRIRKELETILTKLKNKGSIQKGDGELFCLVKGDVSGIQDFVFDTKMNGALKALKGKSFYIAFLLDTIARFILKEENMPICNLIYNGGGHFYLLMPKSFEERLPNYQSIMNSIMFRYHKGALSVLLGSCSIDLLSFMSNIGEKFDEVAKKIQIRKSKKFDDIIKNEKLKFFEPFDDFENKCPHCGNLTYTNENVCTFCDSFVELGQKLMKSLFIIDNWGRPEVSEKPGDIYKILAEFGRRIKFSSHYESISNTIIIDMVKIQELEKENSLSKKDIFEVEYYEALDISTYVPMDKDGDIKLLDDIVKESKGLKTWGIVRGDVDNLGRIFKDGLKDKNSLSRVMTLSQEFSLFFGYYFNKLTKEQGPNSVIIYAGGDDFCVLGPWSDMPHLASTIYKKFRDYVCQNEDITLSMGFEIAPDKKYPIYRVATVCGEHLDGAKKFERKNGKKKDCFAFGGNFVGWEDFEDLKNIKEKIVHLVKDKNVSKALINVIYSVDKLEKMANESSEMFKSWRFVYYIAKLKDRYKRLKDELDEILNAIIKKETNSLYEYAYLAARWAELEIRS; via the coding sequence ATGATTTTTTACAATATTTACTCATCTGAGGAAGAAAAAATTTTTGACCACAGGCTATTTTTAGGTGCTCTTTTGCACGACACAGAAAATACAATTCTGAAAGATTTCCAAATAACATCGCTCATTCCCAGCTATTACAAGCCTTCTGAGTATGAAGAGCTCTTGACTTCCATTGCTGCTAAAATTTCTGCTGCAACAGACGGAGAAGGCTATGACGAGATCGAAGAAGAGAGCCAAAAAGTAAAGCAGATGATTTCTATCTTTTCAAACATCAAACTTGAAGAAGAAAAGGAGCAAAAATCAAATCAAGATTTGTACTATAAATTATTGTCAAAAAAATATGAGATAGAGTTTCCATACAATTCACCTAAAGAGAACTCATCAAAAGATTACGAAGAATTATGGAAAGAATTTTTTCTGAAAATGAATCAATTGCGCCAGAATTTCAAAGAATCAATTGATATAGAAGATTATGCAACAGCAGTTTACAATCTCATGCAGCAGTATACCTACAACATCCCATCAGCTTTTTATCATAGCAAGCTTGATATTTCGCTTTGGGCACACAGCAAATCAACAGCAGCAATTGCCTTTTGTCTTGACAGAGAGCTCAAATACAGATTCAAAGGTGACACGGTAAGGATAAGAAAAGAGCTTGAGACAATTTTGACAAAGCTCAAAAACAAAGGCTCTATTCAAAAAGGAGATGGGGAGCTGTTTTGCCTTGTAAAAGGTGATGTTTCTGGCATTCAGGATTTTGTTTTTGACACCAAAATGAACGGTGCGCTAAAAGCTCTTAAAGGAAAATCATTTTACATAGCATTCCTGTTGGACACAATTGCAAGATTTATCTTGAAAGAAGAAAACATGCCTATTTGCAACCTTATATACAACGGTGGTGGGCATTTTTACCTTCTGATGCCAAAGTCATTTGAAGAAAGGCTTCCTAATTATCAAAGCATAATGAATAGTATAATGTTTAGATATCACAAAGGAGCTTTGAGTGTTTTGTTAGGAAGCTGCAGCATTGACCTTTTATCATTTATGAGCAATATTGGTGAGAAGTTTGATGAGGTTGCAAAGAAAATTCAGATTAGAAAGAGCAAAAAATTTGATGATATCATCAAAAATGAAAAACTGAAGTTTTTTGAGCCTTTTGATGATTTTGAAAACAAATGTCCACATTGTGGGAATTTAACGTACACAAACGAGAATGTCTGCACTTTTTGTGACAGCTTTGTTGAGCTTGGGCAAAAACTCATGAAGAGTTTGTTTATAATTGACAATTGGGGAAGGCCGGAAGTTTCAGAAAAGCCGGGTGACATATATAAAATATTGGCTGAATTTGGAAGGAGAATTAAATTTTCCTCACATTATGAGAGTATTTCAAACACAATAATCATAGACATGGTAAAAATTCAAGAGTTAGAGAAAGAAAATTCACTGTCCAAAAAAGACATATTTGAGGTTGAATATTATGAAGCACTTGACATATCAACATATGTGCCTATGGATAAAGATGGTGATATCAAACTTTTAGATGATATTGTGAAAGAGTCAAAGGGGCTAAAAACGTGGGGGATAGTGCGAGGTGATGTTGACAATCTTGGAAGGATATTTAAAGATGGCTTAAAAGACAAAAACTCACTTTCAAGAGTCATGACGTTGTCTCAGGAGTTTTCTCTGTTCTTTGGATATTACTTTAATAAACTTACAAAGGAGCAAGGTCCTAATTCAGTTATTATTTACGCAGGCGGGGATGATTTTTGCGTGCTTGGCCCGTGGTCGGACATGCCTCACTTAGCAAGCACAATTTATAAGAAGTTCAGAGATTATGTTTGCCAGAATGAAGACATAACACTGTCCATGGGCTTTGAGATAGCACCAGATAAAAAATACCCCATCTACAGAGTTGCAACAGTGTGTGGTGAACACCTTGATGGGGCAAAGAAGTTTGAACGCAAAAATGGCAAGAAGAAAGATTGCTTTGCATTTGGTGGTAACTTTGTCGGTTGGGAAGATTTTGAGGATTTGAAAAATATAAAAGAAAAAATTGTGCATCTTGTAAAAGACAAAAATGTTTCAAAAGCCTTGATAAATGTTATATATTCGGTTGACAAGTTAGAAAAGATGGCGAATGAAAGTAGTGAGATGTTCAAGTCATGGAGATTTGTATACTATATAGCAAAGCTAAAAGATAGGTACAAAAGGCTAAAAGATGAGCTTGATGAAATTTTAAATGCAATAATCAAAAAGGAGACAAATTCACTTTACGAGTATGCATATTTAGCAGCCCGCTGGGCTGAGCTTGAGATAAGAAGCTAA